Proteins from one Solea senegalensis isolate Sse05_10M unplaced genomic scaffold, IFAPA_SoseM_1 scf7180000014543, whole genome shotgun sequence genomic window:
- the LOC122761312 gene encoding four and a half LIM domains protein 1-like, with protein MTLIYNVLIAFASLCLLIFPQSSYCGKESVEYKGNCHYNESFTLFNCTNGSQSVVSEERYLYCYNKMLAKYCVCEQTKSHGRVKCKDNSHRLVCNNCSRSLGGLSFSCVDCYKKKCSG; from the exons ATGACTCTCATCTACAATGTCCTGATTGCATTTgcctctctgtgtctgctgatATTTCCTCAGTCTTCTTATTGTG GAAAGGAGAGTGTGGAGTACAAAGGCAACTGCCATTACAATGAAAGTTTCACCCTTTTCAACTGTACAAACGGCTCCCAGAGTGTCGTCTCTGAAGAAAGATACCTTTACTGCTATAACAAGATGTTGGCTAAATACTGTGTTTGCGAACAG aCTAAAAGCCATGGAAGAGTGAAGTGCAAGGACAACAGCCACCGTTTAGTGTGCAACAACTGCTCAAGGTCTCTGGGAGGGTTGAGTTTCTCCTGCGTCGACTGTTACAAGAAGAAGTGCAGTGGGTGA